The Sphingobacterium bambusae genome includes a window with the following:
- a CDS encoding complex I subunit 4 family protein, whose product MDNLFILLLAPVVSALVLCFIKEAKSARWIALFTSLLSLALSVPFLLGFVPDASIQFEQSWMWIDLLRLQFHIGLDGISLPLLLLTNGLMPLIILSSFGKDHKGSFYALISFMQAGLLLVFLARDAFSFYVGWEVALIPIYFICALWGEGDRIRINIKFFVYTFFGSILMLVALIYLYHQGIIRSLEWDALVKLHLSENAQRWVFWAFFLAFAIKIPIFPFHTWQPDTYTHAPTTGTMLLSGVMLKMGIYGLLRWLLPITPFAVLSYGHIVLILCVIGIVYASIIAFKQKDAKRLMAYSSIAHVGLIAGGVFSLQPTGLQGAVLQMLNHGLSVVGIFLVIDVLQRRTGSRNLSEWGGFAKPMPKLAILFLILLMGAIGLPLTNGFVGEFLLLKGLFGYGVWYAVFGGLTLILGAVYMLRFYQKAMLGPIAVEAKPMVDIQGYELLVLLIIGFFTIFLGVCPNAILRLSEASVTNLLNQIKF is encoded by the coding sequence ATGGATAACTTATTTATATTATTGTTGGCACCTGTTGTCTCCGCACTTGTTTTGTGTTTCATAAAAGAAGCCAAGTCGGCGCGATGGATTGCTTTGTTTACCTCCTTGTTATCGTTAGCATTGTCGGTTCCCTTTTTGTTGGGATTTGTACCGGATGCCTCTATCCAGTTTGAGCAAAGTTGGATGTGGATCGATCTGCTCAGACTTCAATTCCATATCGGGTTGGATGGGATTAGCTTACCGTTGCTGTTGTTGACCAATGGACTGATGCCGCTCATCATTTTGTCATCGTTCGGGAAAGATCATAAAGGATCATTCTACGCGCTGATCTCGTTTATGCAAGCCGGATTATTGCTCGTATTCTTGGCAAGAGATGCATTTTCTTTTTACGTAGGTTGGGAAGTAGCCTTGATCCCCATTTATTTTATTTGTGCACTGTGGGGGGAGGGAGATCGTATCCGCATCAATATAAAATTCTTTGTATACACCTTTTTTGGGAGTATTCTTATGCTGGTAGCCCTGATCTATCTTTATCATCAAGGGATTATTCGTAGCTTGGAGTGGGATGCCTTGGTGAAGTTGCATCTTTCTGAAAATGCACAACGCTGGGTATTCTGGGCTTTTTTCTTGGCGTTCGCAATCAAGATACCGATCTTTCCATTTCACACCTGGCAACCGGATACCTACACACATGCGCCAACAACAGGTACTATGCTGCTTTCAGGCGTGATGCTAAAAATGGGTATCTATGGTTTGTTACGTTGGTTGTTGCCCATAACACCTTTTGCAGTGTTGTCATACGGGCATATCGTTCTTATTTTGTGTGTTATCGGTATCGTTTATGCATCGATTATTGCTTTTAAGCAAAAGGATGCGAAGCGTCTTATGGCCTACTCATCCATTGCCCATGTAGGTTTAATTGCGGGCGGTGTATTTTCTCTACAGCCAACGGGCTTGCAAGGAGCCGTATTGCAGATGCTCAATCATGGGCTGAGCGTTGTGGGCATATTCTTGGTGATTGATGTGCTGCAAAGAAGAACCGGCAGCAGGAATTTATCGGAATGGGGAGGCTTCGCAAAACCTATGCCTAAGCTGGCGATCTTATTTTTGATCTTGCTGATGGGCGCTATAGGTCTTCCGTTAACGAATGGCTTTGTCGGCGAGTTTTTGTTGCTGAAGGGTCTTTTCGGTTATGGTGTATGGTATGCCGTATTTGGGGGCTTGACGCTGATCTTAGGAGCGGTCTATATGTTAAGGTTCTACCAAAAAGCCATGCTTGGCCCGATTGCCGTTGAGGCAAAGCCAATGGTTGATATTCAGGGATATGAACTATTGGTTTTACTTATCATTGGCTTTTTTACGATCTTTTTAGGGGTTTGCCCCAATGCAATATTGCGGCTTTCGGAAGCCTCGGTTACGAACTTATTAAATCAAATAAAATTTTAA
- a CDS encoding NuoI/complex I 23 kDa subunit family protein, translated as MQSLSNRKKVIEQKPMNFWERMYLPAIAKGLGITIRHFFKKIPTVKYPEEKRPYSKNFRGQHSLKRDEQGRERCTACGLCALSCPAEAITMTAAERKKGEESLYREEKYAAVYEINMLRCIFCGLCEEACPKEAIYLDGPHVTAEYLRKDFIYGKDKLVEPSFDITKLIQDKTS; from the coding sequence ATGCAGTCATTATCAAATAGAAAAAAGGTTATTGAACAGAAACCCATGAATTTTTGGGAGCGTATGTATCTTCCTGCGATAGCGAAAGGGTTGGGCATCACTATCCGACATTTTTTCAAGAAAATTCCTACGGTGAAGTATCCGGAGGAAAAACGACCGTATTCCAAAAATTTCAGAGGCCAGCACTCGTTGAAGCGTGACGAACAGGGACGCGAGCGCTGTACCGCATGTGGTCTTTGTGCGCTGTCCTGCCCGGCAGAGGCTATTACAATGACTGCCGCGGAACGGAAAAAAGGGGAAGAAAGCTTGTATAGAGAGGAGAAGTATGCGGCCGTTTATGAAATAAATATGTTGCGCTGCATCTTTTGCGGCCTGTGCGAAGAGGCTTGTCCGAAAGAGGCTATCTATCTTGATGGACCACATGTTACCGCAGAATATTTGCGGAAAGACTTCATCTATGGTAAAGATAAGTTAGTAGAGCCAAGCTTCGATATCACCAAATTAATCCAAGATAAAACCAGTTAG
- a CDS encoding NADH-quinone oxidoreductase subunit N, which translates to MGAIITLGILGILLLYLGLYKAKNALLPVTVVGLLVALGFLVLQWDLDAKPLYHGMVLFDRYAIAFSALCILVTVLILLLSKEYFRSISEHVAEYYCLLVLSLMGALLVTAYHNFAMLFVGIEIMSVALYILVGIRKNDAASNEAALKYFLMGAFSTGFLLFGITLMYGAAGTFDLSGLRDYVLATDQVSPLFYGGILLMLCGLCFKIGAAPFHFWTPDVYDGAPILITAFMSTVVKVAAFVGFFRLFGTVLVPLNDFWTPVLLTITIITLFLGNITALVQTSFKRMMAYSSISHAGYMLFAIVSIGAASASSILMYASAYCLASVIAFATLIVVKRRTGSDQFESFNGLAKQEPLLAIILTIAMLSLAGIPLTAGFIGKFMMFNNVMGSYNVMLLVIAAINAAVAVYYYLHVVINMYFKDSSTANQQGLQLAGTYKVVLGIAVLLTLAFGIYPDFIIGLL; encoded by the coding sequence ATGGGGGCGATCATTACATTAGGCATCTTGGGAATTTTATTGTTGTATTTAGGGCTGTATAAGGCCAAGAATGCGCTGCTTCCCGTCACTGTAGTCGGACTGCTCGTGGCGTTAGGTTTTTTAGTTCTTCAGTGGGATCTGGATGCCAAACCTTTGTACCATGGCATGGTGCTGTTTGATCGCTATGCGATCGCATTTTCTGCCCTATGTATTTTGGTAACGGTATTGATTTTACTGCTTTCCAAAGAATACTTCCGATCAATTAGTGAGCATGTCGCCGAATATTACTGCTTATTGGTGCTTTCCTTGATGGGCGCGTTGTTAGTAACGGCCTATCATAATTTCGCCATGCTTTTCGTAGGCATCGAGATTATGTCGGTGGCGCTCTACATTCTGGTGGGCATTCGTAAAAATGATGCGGCATCCAATGAGGCGGCACTGAAGTATTTTTTAATGGGCGCTTTTTCAACAGGATTCTTACTGTTCGGCATCACATTGATGTATGGTGCGGCCGGCACATTTGACCTCAGTGGTTTGCGGGACTACGTGTTGGCTACTGATCAGGTATCTCCCTTGTTTTATGGCGGTATTCTACTGATGCTGTGTGGTCTCTGCTTCAAAATTGGAGCAGCGCCTTTTCATTTTTGGACACCGGATGTTTACGACGGAGCCCCAATACTAATTACCGCTTTCATGAGTACGGTGGTTAAGGTTGCCGCCTTCGTTGGTTTTTTTCGCCTATTTGGAACGGTGCTGGTGCCGCTCAATGACTTTTGGACACCGGTGCTCTTAACCATCACGATCATTACATTATTCCTTGGAAACATTACTGCATTGGTGCAGACAAGCTTTAAGCGGATGATGGCATACTCCAGCATCTCGCATGCCGGCTATATGCTTTTTGCGATTGTTTCTATCGGAGCAGCCTCGGCTTCCAGTATCTTAATGTATGCATCAGCCTATTGTCTGGCATCCGTTATTGCGTTTGCCACCCTAATTGTGGTCAAGCGCAGAACCGGATCGGATCAGTTTGAATCATTCAACGGTTTGGCTAAACAAGAGCCCCTGCTAGCGATCATATTAACCATTGCTATGTTGTCTTTGGCAGGGATCCCGCTCACGGCGGGCTTCATTGGAAAATTTATGATGTTCAATAACGTCATGGGCAGTTACAATGTCATGCTGCTCGTAATCGCAGCCATTAATGCTGCAGTGGCGGTTTATTATTACTTACATGTTGTTATCAACATGTATTTCAAAGATAGTTCAACAGCAAACCAGCAGGGGCTGCAGCTTGCCGGTACCTACAAGGTGGTGCTGGGTATTGCGGTGTTGCTAACCTTAGCATTTGGGATCTACCCGGACTTTATTATTGGCTTGTTGTAG
- the nuoK gene encoding NADH-quinone oxidoreductase subunit NuoK, with amino-acid sequence MDNFLTQIQGVPLNHYIIFCSIIFAIGVTGVLIRRNVIIIMMSIELMLNSVNLLLAAFSAYRGDASGQVFVFFIMALAAAEVAVGLAIIIMVYRNTRSVDIESLSKLRW; translated from the coding sequence ATGGATAATTTTCTTACACAAATACAAGGCGTTCCGCTAAACCATTACATCATCTTTTGCAGCATCATTTTTGCAATCGGCGTAACGGGAGTACTTATTCGTCGAAATGTGATTATCATTATGATGTCTATCGAACTGATGTTGAACTCGGTCAATTTATTGCTGGCCGCATTCTCGGCGTATCGGGGTGATGCCAGTGGACAGGTTTTCGTGTTTTTTATCATGGCGTTGGCGGCTGCCGAAGTAGCCGTTGGCTTGGCGATTATCATTATGGTGTATCGCAACACGAGATCGGTAGATATAGAGTCGTTGAGCAAACTTCGTTGGTAG
- a CDS encoding DUF5686 family protein has protein sequence MRKFRLLTIILCLLSLCFFVKQGNAQQKVEGMIVDRATTKGIAQASVSIVGASEGTSCDAEGRFQLLTNRKAPFQLLISAVGYTDRIFDYRGEESDLSIALENNEHLLDAVEVSRKVKYKNRNPAVDLIDQVIKHKRTNRLENQPRLTFKQYDKLQFGLVNPAQGYSKGLGSIGFVFENVDTISSPGNKLLTMFMQEQLSDVYSKNDPKAFKKRVKSIKQTDFDPRYVNNHNIQSYLSYLFQDIEIYDENIFLIDKLFLSPIANNAPVFYKYYLTDTVQNDAGRFIEVSFEPRNKTDLLLSGRLHISMDDRFAVRLAELRVNKESNLNWVNDVNIELIYQPNADNFMFLEKSSVNIVFGTGKRDAVYGRKTSLNYDYDFDPSFSDDVFVGAPTEILPVAKEQSELVDQKRPLQLSPIESRVYTNIDSLNENRTFKTMLALGYLLGLGYYPVGPIEFGPLEYLYSRNNIEGDRIRIGGRTTAAFSEKLFIEGYLAYGIRDGALKYFVRPTFSLNGESVAKFPAHYIQAAVQHDIFDPGRNLGFRKGDSFFQSIRRNRPTKWMDTDAYQLTHLIEFGNHVSLASSIIHHQRRAIGDLQFISSADNAVSMPEINTNELQFILRWAPNEKFYYRNLSRNTIIEKYPVFNLQYNRGLDGFRGGNYAFDAVRASVSKRFFLKQLGFADLTLAGGKIWGTLPYPLLEIPDVFREEDRHVIDYTLMRSTEFVADEYVRIAVEHKLEGFIFNKIPLIKRLNLRELWGVKMFYGNLTDGNNPYVSDNVIRFDRNAEGQTLTHVMDKSPYWEGKVGIDNIFRILRVEYVKRLNYLDLPDVQKDAYRVSLHLNF, from the coding sequence ATGCGGAAATTCAGGTTGTTAACAATCATCTTATGCTTACTCTCCCTCTGTTTTTTCGTGAAACAGGGTAATGCGCAGCAGAAGGTTGAGGGTATGATTGTTGACAGGGCTACCACTAAAGGTATAGCGCAGGCCAGTGTTTCCATTGTTGGTGCATCAGAAGGAACATCCTGTGATGCTGAGGGGCGGTTTCAACTGTTGACAAATCGTAAAGCTCCCTTTCAACTGCTGATCTCTGCGGTCGGATATACAGATCGTATTTTTGACTATCGCGGAGAGGAAAGCGATCTCTCTATTGCGCTTGAGAACAATGAACACCTGTTGGATGCGGTGGAAGTGTCCCGAAAGGTGAAATACAAGAACCGTAATCCTGCGGTCGATCTTATAGACCAAGTGATTAAGCATAAGCGAACAAATCGATTGGAGAACCAACCTCGACTGACCTTCAAGCAATATGATAAGTTGCAATTTGGTTTAGTCAATCCGGCTCAGGGCTATAGCAAAGGGCTGGGGAGTATCGGTTTTGTTTTTGAAAATGTCGATACGATCTCCTCACCAGGAAATAAATTGCTTACCATGTTTATGCAAGAGCAGTTGAGCGACGTGTACTCAAAAAATGATCCTAAGGCTTTTAAAAAAAGGGTGAAATCGATTAAGCAAACAGATTTTGATCCGCGTTATGTCAACAATCACAATATTCAATCCTATCTGTCCTACCTCTTTCAGGATATCGAAATATACGATGAGAATATTTTTCTGATCGATAAGCTGTTTTTGAGCCCTATAGCGAATAACGCGCCGGTATTCTATAAGTATTATCTTACAGATACTGTGCAGAATGACGCTGGCAGGTTCATCGAAGTTAGTTTTGAGCCGCGAAATAAGACAGATCTCTTGTTGAGTGGTCGTTTGCACATTAGCATGGACGACCGCTTTGCTGTGCGCTTAGCCGAACTTCGTGTCAACAAAGAATCGAATCTGAATTGGGTCAACGATGTCAATATAGAGCTGATCTATCAGCCCAATGCTGACAACTTCATGTTTTTGGAGAAAAGCTCCGTAAACATTGTTTTCGGTACCGGTAAACGGGACGCTGTTTATGGGCGCAAGACTTCATTAAACTACGACTATGATTTTGATCCCTCCTTTTCGGACGATGTATTTGTGGGCGCACCCACAGAGATTCTGCCGGTAGCTAAAGAACAGTCTGAATTGGTTGACCAAAAACGACCTTTACAGCTTTCTCCTATTGAAAGCCGTGTATATACGAATATTGATTCCTTGAACGAAAACCGGACTTTCAAAACCATGTTGGCTTTGGGTTATCTATTGGGGCTAGGGTATTATCCTGTTGGGCCGATAGAATTTGGTCCCTTGGAATACCTGTACTCGAGAAACAACATTGAAGGGGACCGTATACGTATAGGCGGACGCACGACCGCCGCTTTTTCGGAAAAGTTGTTTATAGAAGGTTATCTAGCCTACGGAATAAGGGATGGGGCATTGAAGTACTTTGTTAGGCCTACATTTTCGTTGAATGGAGAGTCTGTAGCTAAATTTCCGGCGCACTATATTCAAGCGGCGGTGCAGCACGATATCTTTGATCCCGGTCGTAACCTTGGATTTAGAAAAGGGGATAGCTTTTTTCAGTCTATCCGCAGAAACCGACCCACCAAGTGGATGGATACTGATGCCTATCAGCTGACTCATTTGATCGAATTTGGCAACCATGTGAGTTTGGCGAGTTCTATTATTCATCATCAACGGCGTGCAATCGGGGATTTGCAGTTTATATCGTCGGCGGATAACGCGGTTTCCATGCCGGAGATTAATACCAATGAATTGCAGTTTATCCTGCGCTGGGCGCCCAACGAGAAATTCTACTACCGCAATCTATCACGGAACACCATTATCGAAAAATATCCAGTATTCAATTTGCAGTACAATCGTGGTCTAGATGGCTTTCGCGGCGGCAATTACGCCTTTGATGCAGTTCGGGCTTCGGTATCGAAACGATTCTTTCTGAAGCAACTGGGCTTCGCCGACCTTACTTTGGCAGGAGGGAAGATATGGGGCACATTGCCTTACCCTTTGTTGGAGATTCCTGACGTGTTCCGTGAAGAAGATCGACATGTTATCGATTATACATTGATGCGGAGCACGGAGTTTGTAGCAGATGAATATGTACGGATTGCGGTTGAACACAAGTTGGAAGGTTTTATCTTTAACAAGATTCCCTTGATTAAACGGTTAAACCTACGTGAATTATGGGGCGTGAAGATGTTCTATGGCAACTTAACGGATGGAAATAATCCCTATGTGAGCGATAATGTCATTCGCTTTGATCGGAACGCCGAGGGGCAAACTCTCACACATGTGATGGATAAATCGCCTTATTGGGAGGGAAAGGTAGGCATTGATAATATCTTCCGAATATTACGCGTTGAATATGTGAAGCGCCTAAATTATTTGGACTTGCCTGATGTGCAAAAAGACGCCTATCGGGTTAGTTTACATTTAAATTTTTAA
- a CDS encoding NADH-quinone oxidoreductase subunit J family protein produces the protein MSVFYLVAFLAIFFALMTIFTKNPVHSVLYLVVTFFTLTIHYILLNAQFLAVVNFIVYMGAIMVLFLFVLMLLNMNEESEPMKSNLVKIMGAIAGMCLIATFLGAFKVIAPNNEMVIGNAEVGLVKNLGKVLFNEFLLPFELSSILLLTAMVGAVLLAKKEGRKV, from the coding sequence ATGTCTGTATTTTATTTAGTTGCTTTTTTAGCGATTTTCTTTGCCCTGATGACCATTTTCACGAAGAATCCGGTACATAGCGTCCTGTATTTGGTGGTCACCTTCTTCACGCTGACGATACATTATATTTTGCTGAACGCACAGTTTCTAGCGGTGGTTAACTTTATCGTATACATGGGAGCCATTATGGTGCTTTTTCTTTTTGTACTCATGTTGCTGAATATGAATGAAGAGAGTGAACCAATGAAGTCCAATCTCGTGAAGATTATGGGCGCTATTGCAGGGATGTGCCTAATCGCTACATTCTTGGGCGCTTTCAAAGTGATAGCACCAAACAACGAAATGGTGATTGGCAATGCTGAAGTGGGCTTGGTCAAAAATTTGGGAAAAGTGTTGTTCAATGAATTTTTATTGCCTTTTGAGCTTTCATCTATCTTATTGTTAACGGCAATGGTAGGCGCAGTTTTATTGGCCAAAAAGGAAGGGAGAAAAGTATAA
- the nuoL gene encoding NADH-quinone oxidoreductase subunit L, which yields MSALIWLIPLIPLLGFFINGLTRNRVPKMVNGVIGSAVVLISFVCSILAYLEVSAAREAGSSGSFTLHLFDWFAVGSLKIALSFLLDPLSAIMLLIITGVGFLIHVYSCAYMAHDEGFGKFFAYLNLFIFFMTILVLGSNYLVMFIGWEGVGLCSYLLIGFWFKNVSYAAAAKKAFIMNRIGDLGFLIAMFFILETFGSLEYSEVFAAANGLSVGTPMVVGITLLLFVAATGKSAQIPLFTWLPDAMAGPTPVSALIHAATMVTAGIYLVVRSNVLFLLAPLSMEIMAVVGVVTAFVAAFIALTQNDIKKVLAYSTVSQLGYMFLGLGVGAFTGAFFHVLTHAFFKALLFLGAGSVIHGVHDEQDMRKMGGLRKALPLTFGTMLIGTIAISGIPPFAGFFSKDEILAHAFQHQPIFWVLGLITALFTSFYMFRLVFLTFFGKFRGTAEQQNHLHESPWAMTVPLIILAILSVVGGFINVPEVLGGQHKLQAFLAPILEAGEVAGTTMTLSHSTEYVLMGLSVVGAIAMAVFAYIKYVKNAQVPEADEKPKSLLYRLSYYKLYVDELYDALFVKPLGKLSTVFFKYVDKTGIDGFVNGVGDFFTGSGRGIRLLQSGHVGFYIIMMVVSIIAILMYGMFYS from the coding sequence ATGTCTGCATTAATTTGGCTTATTCCTCTTATTCCCTTGCTAGGGTTTTTCATAAATGGCCTAACCAGAAATCGCGTGCCGAAGATGGTCAATGGTGTTATCGGGTCTGCCGTTGTGCTGATCTCCTTTGTATGTAGTATACTTGCCTATCTGGAGGTCTCTGCAGCCCGTGAGGCTGGATCCTCGGGATCTTTTACGCTGCATCTTTTCGATTGGTTTGCTGTAGGTTCGTTGAAGATTGCACTTTCTTTCTTGCTTGACCCGCTTAGCGCGATTATGTTGCTCATCATTACTGGTGTAGGTTTCTTGATCCACGTCTATTCTTGCGCTTATATGGCCCATGATGAAGGGTTTGGGAAATTCTTTGCCTACCTCAATCTGTTTATCTTCTTTATGACGATTTTGGTGCTGGGTTCTAACTATCTCGTGATGTTTATCGGCTGGGAGGGTGTAGGGCTTTGTTCCTATTTGTTGATTGGGTTTTGGTTTAAGAACGTGTCCTATGCTGCTGCAGCAAAGAAGGCTTTCATCATGAACCGTATTGGTGATCTTGGATTTTTGATTGCCATGTTTTTTATCTTAGAAACCTTTGGAAGTTTAGAATACAGTGAGGTTTTTGCAGCCGCGAACGGATTGTCGGTAGGAACGCCTATGGTCGTCGGTATCACACTTCTACTCTTTGTAGCAGCAACAGGCAAGTCGGCGCAGATACCTTTATTTACTTGGTTGCCTGATGCGATGGCTGGTCCGACCCCAGTTTCCGCATTGATCCATGCGGCAACGATGGTGACTGCAGGCATTTATTTGGTGGTGCGCTCCAATGTGCTGTTTTTGCTGGCTCCGCTATCTATGGAGATCATGGCGGTTGTGGGTGTTGTTACCGCCTTTGTTGCGGCATTTATCGCGCTCACACAGAATGATATCAAGAAAGTATTGGCATATTCTACGGTTTCCCAATTGGGATACATGTTTCTAGGCCTCGGGGTAGGTGCGTTCACCGGGGCTTTTTTCCATGTGCTGACCCATGCTTTTTTTAAGGCTCTTCTCTTTTTGGGTGCGGGCTCCGTTATACATGGGGTGCACGACGAACAGGACATGCGTAAAATGGGGGGGCTTCGTAAAGCGCTGCCGCTAACATTTGGGACGATGCTGATAGGTACCATCGCCATCAGCGGTATACCACCCTTCGCAGGATTTTTCTCTAAGGACGAAATTCTTGCCCACGCCTTCCAGCATCAACCTATATTTTGGGTATTGGGATTAATCACTGCCCTGTTCACTTCTTTTTATATGTTTCGATTAGTATTCTTGACATTCTTTGGAAAGTTTCGCGGAACAGCCGAACAGCAAAATCATTTGCATGAATCGCCATGGGCAATGACGGTGCCATTGATTATACTGGCTATTCTTTCTGTCGTTGGCGGTTTTATTAACGTACCGGAGGTGTTAGGTGGACAGCATAAACTTCAAGCATTTCTAGCGCCTATTCTTGAAGCGGGCGAGGTAGCGGGCACAACGATGACCTTGAGTCATTCAACCGAATATGTATTGATGGGATTGTCTGTCGTGGGCGCTATTGCCATGGCGGTTTTCGCCTACATAAAGTACGTGAAAAATGCACAGGTGCCTGAAGCGGATGAAAAACCGAAAAGTTTGCTGTATAGATTGTCCTATTATAAGCTTTATGTGGATGAACTGTATGATGCACTGTTTGTAAAACCTCTCGGTAAGTTGTCGACCGTGTTCTTTAAATATGTAGATAAAACGGGTATCGACGGTTTTGTGAATGGCGTTGGGGACTTCTTTACGGGTTCTGGAAGAGGTATCCGGTTGTTGCAAAGCGGACATGTAGGGTTCTATATCATCATGATGGTTGTCAGTATCATCGCTATTCTGATGTATGGAATGTTTTACAGTTAA